In Helianthus annuus cultivar XRQ/B chromosome 3, HanXRQr2.0-SUNRISE, whole genome shotgun sequence, a single window of DNA contains:
- the LOC110931084 gene encoding protein SICKLE, translating into MEESTQRRERLKLMRLEASQEAAAAATYNDDDPSTTSLSNPFLQSTTNPESQALQSVSQSFNYYTNPMAAFSGSRQPRPQRSQINETLPSPPLQPHINRMPNPQMQQPQGQYANPHYANFSSPSWNANSPHAGAYRGPGSVGFPSPQTHFTSSPSHGSGQGSYPSPRFTNHPGHGPGRGYHSPGPNFMNSPNHGSGQGGYPSSGPNQGRGHWSGRGMGRGSGQGRGRGRGGNHNDISAEDRPDRFFNKSMVEDPWKFLEPVIWKSHKKQWLPQSLGAKKPRVLESPKQSSSQPSLAEILAASFNEATDDEPNAG; encoded by the exons ATGGAAGAGTCAACTCAGAGGAGAGAAAGACTAAAACTTATGAGATTGGAAGCTTCGCAAGAGGCCGCTGCTGCTGCAACTTATAATGATGATGATCCTTCCACTACTAGTCTCTCAAATCCATttcttcaatccacaaccaaccctGAAAGTCAGGCCCTGCAGTCAGTTTCGCAGAGCTTCAATTATTACACCAACCCCATGGCAGCATTTTCTGGGAGCCGCCAGCCCAGACCTCAAA GGTCACAAATCAACGAAACATTACCCTCACCGCCTCTTCAACCTCATATAAACCGCATGCCAAATCCGCAAATGCAGCAACCACAAGGACAATATGCGAACCCTCATTATGCCAATTTCTCCAGCCCGAGTTGGAATGCCAATAGTCCTCACGCGGGAGCTTATCGTGGCCCAGGAAGTGTTGGATTTCCTAGCCCTCAAACCCACTTCACGAGTAGTCCAAGCCATGGTTCAGGACAAGGCAGCTACCCTAGTCCCCGTTTCACCAACCACCCAGGTCATGGTCCAGGACGCGGCTACCATAGTCCTGGACCCAACTTCATGAATAGCCCCAACCATGGATCAGGTCAAGGAGGGTACCCTAGCTCTGGTCCTAATCAAGGCAGAGGGCACTGGTCTGGGAGAGGGATGGGTCGTGGGTCAGGACAGGGTAGGGGGCGAGGACGGGGTGGGAACCATAATGATATATCGGCAGAAGATCGGCCTGATCGTTTCTTTAACAAGTCAATGGTGGAAGACCCGTGGAAGTTTCTAGAACCTGTAATTTGGAAGTCACACAAGAAACAATGGCTTCCTCAGTCTCTTGGTGCAAAAAAACCTCGAGTCTTGGAATCTCCTAAGCAATCTAGTTCTCAACCGAGCCTTGCGGAAATCTTGGCTGCATCGTTTAATGAAGCTACAGACGATGAACCAAATGCCGGATGA
- the LOC110931083 gene encoding growth-regulating factor 9 isoform X1, translating into MDAEPFRCRRTDGKKWRCRLPVLPDHKYCERHVHRGRICSRKSVEEVVDKTFLNSKIKSPSTTPISSLKTAHNLQSYAKTNDTKVSIENQSLKTEKHSNDLGCGASSNDHNIGQSERCRRTDGKRWRCKKDVLPNQKYCERHVHRGRICSRKPVEVVDKTFLESKSTAMTSISFPKTTPNLQSHAKTNETKVSIKNQSLKIKKHSMETACNGNDLGCGASSNDHKIGQSERCRRTDGKKWRCKKDVLPGLQYCVRHLHRGVMKVENGQSSNPSLSFPVGARYQQMGGNGNQSNDSRSSSEATTISM; encoded by the exons ATGGATGCAGAACCATTTAGGTGTAGAAGAACCGATGGGAAGAAGTGGAGGTGTCGGTTACCTGTGCTTCCTGATCACAAGTACTGTGAACGTCATGTACACAGAGGCCGCATATGTTCAAGAAAGTCTGTGGAagaagttgttgataaaacctttttaaactcAAAGATAAAGTCACCCTCAACGACCCCCATTTCATCTCTGAAAACCGCTCATAATCTTCAATCCTATGCAAAGACCAATGATACCAAAGTTAGCATCGAGAATCAAAGCTTGAAAACCGAGAAACATAGCAATG ATCTAGGTTGTGGGGCCTCAAGCAACGATCATAATATTGGTCAATCTGAAAGATGCAGAAGAACAGATGGCAAGAGATGGCGGTGCAAAAAAGACGTGCTTCCTAATCAGAAGTATTGCGAACGACATGTACACAGAGGCCGTATATGTTCAAGAAAGCCTGTggaagttgttgataaaaccttTTTAGAGTCAAAGTCAACCGCAATGACCTCCATCTCGTTTCCGAAAACCACTCCTAATCTCCAATCCCATGCAAAGACCAATGAAACCAAAGTTAGTATTAAGAATCAAAGCTTGAAAATCAAGAAACATAGCATGGAAACTGCTTGCAATGGTAATG ATCTAGGTTGCGGGGCCTCAAGCAACGATCATAAAATTGGTCAATCTGAAAGATGTAGAAGAACAGATGGCAAGAAATGGCGGTGCAAAAAAGACGTGCTCCCGGGGCTGCAATACTGTGTGCGACATTTACACAGAGGGGTTATGAAGGTCGAGAACGGTCAAAGTTCAAACCCCTCTTTATCGTTTCCGGTAGGGGCAAGGTATCAACAaatgggtggtaatggaaatcAATCAAATGACTCTAGAAGTAGCAGTGAGGCCACCACTATCTCTATGTAA
- the LOC110931083 gene encoding growth-regulating factor 9 isoform X2 has protein sequence MDAEPFRCRRTDGKKWRCRLPVLPDHKYCERHVHRGRICSRKSVEEVVDKTFLNSKIKSPSTTPISSLKTAHNLQSYAKTNDTKVSIENQSLKTEKHSNDLGCGASSNDHNIGQSERCRRTDGKRWRCKKDVLPNQKYCERHVHRGRICSRKPVEVVDKTFLESKSTAMTSISFPKTTPNLQSHAKTNETKVSIKNQSLKIKKHSMETACNDLGCGASSNDHKIGQSERCRRTDGKKWRCKKDVLPGLQYCVRHLHRGVMKVENGQSSNPSLSFPVGARYQQMGGNGNQSNDSRSSSEATTISM, from the exons ATGGATGCAGAACCATTTAGGTGTAGAAGAACCGATGGGAAGAAGTGGAGGTGTCGGTTACCTGTGCTTCCTGATCACAAGTACTGTGAACGTCATGTACACAGAGGCCGCATATGTTCAAGAAAGTCTGTGGAagaagttgttgataaaacctttttaaactcAAAGATAAAGTCACCCTCAACGACCCCCATTTCATCTCTGAAAACCGCTCATAATCTTCAATCCTATGCAAAGACCAATGATACCAAAGTTAGCATCGAGAATCAAAGCTTGAAAACCGAGAAACATAGCAATG ATCTAGGTTGTGGGGCCTCAAGCAACGATCATAATATTGGTCAATCTGAAAGATGCAGAAGAACAGATGGCAAGAGATGGCGGTGCAAAAAAGACGTGCTTCCTAATCAGAAGTATTGCGAACGACATGTACACAGAGGCCGTATATGTTCAAGAAAGCCTGTggaagttgttgataaaaccttTTTAGAGTCAAAGTCAACCGCAATGACCTCCATCTCGTTTCCGAAAACCACTCCTAATCTCCAATCCCATGCAAAGACCAATGAAACCAAAGTTAGTATTAAGAATCAAAGCTTGAAAATCAAGAAACATAGCATGGAAACTGCTTGCAATG ATCTAGGTTGCGGGGCCTCAAGCAACGATCATAAAATTGGTCAATCTGAAAGATGTAGAAGAACAGATGGCAAGAAATGGCGGTGCAAAAAAGACGTGCTCCCGGGGCTGCAATACTGTGTGCGACATTTACACAGAGGGGTTATGAAGGTCGAGAACGGTCAAAGTTCAAACCCCTCTTTATCGTTTCCGGTAGGGGCAAGGTATCAACAaatgggtggtaatggaaatcAATCAAATGACTCTAGAAGTAGCAGTGAGGCCACCACTATCTCTATGTAA